The genomic interval GTCACATAAAATGTAATTGGTGTGATACTAAAACAAGTTGGAAAATCAATAAAAACGATTTTTTAACAGTAAATCAAATTATTAAAAACATAAATAGTCAAGCAAAAATAATAGTTATTACTGGTGGGGAACCCACAATGTGGAATTTATCTCCTTTAACTAAAATTCTTAAAAAAAGAGGATACCGAATTCATGTAGAAACTTCAGGAACCTATCCAATTCAGGAAGAATTTATTGATTGGATTACTATATCTCCTAAAAAAAAAAGCT from Blattabacterium cuenoti carries:
- a CDS encoding 7-carboxy-7-deazaguanine synthase QueE — its product is MREKIIHEYYNNTVTFPVKESFYSLQGEGHYSGIAAYFIRLGGCHIKCNWCDTKTSWKINKNDFLTVNQIIKNINSQAKIIVITGGEPTMWNLSPLTKILKKRGYRIHVETSGTYPIQEEFIDWITISPKKKSFH